Proteins encoded together in one Marispirochaeta sp. window:
- a CDS encoding SoxR reducing system RseC family protein codes for MNERVTVREVIGDRVLCSCTTSACKSCSGNSFCNIKVREIEALKPAHTPVEAGDTVEIHLPPGKTIFAGFMVMILPLILFGVLYYLTGRILPASGEGLRVLGGLIGIFLGFGASWFYSRATNSRNIPKVVRVLEKPE; via the coding sequence ATGAACGAAAGAGTGACAGTTAGAGAGGTTATCGGCGACAGGGTTTTGTGCAGCTGCACAACCTCCGCCTGCAAATCCTGCAGCGGTAACAGCTTTTGTAATATTAAAGTTCGGGAGATAGAAGCCCTGAAACCGGCGCATACCCCGGTAGAGGCCGGCGATACTGTGGAGATTCACCTGCCTCCGGGAAAAACCATCTTCGCGGGATTTATGGTAATGATCCTGCCGCTGATCCTTTTCGGGGTATTGTACTACCTGACCGGCCGTATTTTACCCGCCTCCGGCGAAGGCCTGCGGGTACTCGGCGGCCTTATCGGCATTTTCCTGGGATTCGGGGCCAGCTGGTTCTACTCCCGGGCTACCAACAGCCGCAACATACCAAAAGTGGTCAGGGTTCTGGAAAAACCAGAATAG
- the rsgA gene encoding ribosome small subunit-dependent GTPase A has translation MNSDTSPLSVRQRTELETRFSGCRCGRVSGEGMHLYRVMSGDDELLCRVSGAFRHAAAKKNEYPVTGDWVALRGDGGLIEGVLTREACIGRASAGGTTEQQILAANVDLAFIVAGLDGGRNLTRRGIERYLVMVRESGAVPLLVLNKLDLCADIAGSLQEAEEAAPDVRQLLTSTVTGDGIDELIDSIGPEHTAVMLGPSGVGKSSLINALLGEQRLAEGDTRQSDHRGRHTSTSRSLVLLPGGGSLIDTPGLRELRLWAGEGSLDEVFHDLEYYARNCRFRDCTHQGEPDCAVQKALVDGALSHERYESYLELRKELDYLHRRNDEQARAEEVRRWKQISKSVKRFYKNKKG, from the coding sequence ATGAACAGTGATACATCGCCACTGTCTGTGCGGCAAAGAACTGAACTGGAAACGAGATTCTCCGGCTGCCGCTGCGGCCGTGTAAGCGGAGAGGGTATGCATCTGTATCGGGTAATGAGCGGGGACGATGAACTGCTGTGCCGTGTCAGTGGCGCTTTTCGTCATGCCGCGGCTAAGAAGAATGAGTATCCGGTTACAGGTGACTGGGTTGCCCTGCGCGGTGATGGGGGCCTGATAGAAGGAGTCCTTACCCGGGAAGCCTGTATCGGCCGTGCCAGTGCCGGCGGAACCACAGAGCAGCAGATACTGGCGGCCAATGTGGATCTGGCTTTTATTGTCGCCGGTCTGGACGGCGGCCGTAACCTTACCCGCCGCGGAATCGAGCGTTACCTGGTTATGGTCCGGGAAAGCGGGGCTGTGCCCTTACTTGTTCTGAACAAACTGGACCTGTGTGCGGATATTGCCGGGTCACTGCAGGAAGCCGAAGAAGCAGCCCCTGATGTTCGGCAGCTTCTAACCAGCACCGTCACCGGTGATGGAATAGATGAACTGATAGATTCCATCGGACCCGAACATACAGCGGTCATGCTCGGACCCTCAGGGGTGGGCAAATCATCCCTTATTAATGCTCTATTGGGAGAACAGCGGCTTGCCGAGGGCGATACCAGGCAGAGTGACCACCGCGGCAGACACACTTCTACCAGCCGCAGCCTTGTTTTGCTCCCCGGAGGCGGCTCGCTGATTGATACCCCGGGCTTACGGGAACTCCGGCTCTGGGCCGGGGAGGGGTCTCTTGATGAGGTGTTTCACGACCTGGAGTACTATGCCCGGAATTGCCGCTTTCGCGACTGTACCCATCAGGGCGAACCGGACTGTGCCGTTCAGAAGGCTCTTGTAGATGGAGCGCTTTCCCACGAACGTTACGAGAGTTATCTTGAGCTGCGGAAAGAGCTGGATTATCTGCATCGCAGAAATGACGAACAGGCCCGGGCAGAGGAGGTGCGGCGCTGGAAACAGATATCCAAATCGGTAAAGCGGTTTTATAAAAACAAAAAAGGGTAA
- a CDS encoding OadG family protein — MIAQGLVLTVVGMTVVFLFLALLVILMTVLSAVVTRYFPEPVMDVAESSGSKNAEIAAVIAAVKAYIS; from the coding sequence GTGATTGCGCAAGGGTTAGTTTTAACAGTTGTCGGCATGACGGTGGTGTTTTTGTTTTTGGCGCTGCTTGTCATTCTCATGACCGTCCTCTCGGCGGTTGTCACCCGCTACTTCCCTGAACCGGTAATGGACGTTGCTGAGTCTTCAGGTTCGAAGAATGCGGAGATCGCTGCGGTAATCGCCGCGGTAAAAGCTTATATCTCATAA
- a CDS encoding uroporphyrinogen decarboxylase family protein: MDVKDFLSSRRPAAAPLLGYPGVHLNKSSIKGNVFDAAVQIETLLALDRRFGQDILFTFMDLTAEAHAFGAPVIYREMESPSVAEHILHTREGLEQLENRFSLQDERLQVYIDTVRGLRDSGAPKPIAAYVSGPFTLAGLLMGANDIALNTVLEPEFVSSAVQCAAGAIRSYAGALKKAGADIIVILEPTAVMLSPEMFWDFSGVWTERLIGDLDSFSVLHICGNTEHLIPGMCKTGATALSLDSAVDLPSVAPDIPKETAIIGNIDPVGVMCQKDPGEVRERVLDLRRSMRDYYNFILSTGCDLPPETPAENISAFMEAGKASL; this comes from the coding sequence ATGGATGTAAAAGACTTTCTCTCAAGCCGCAGACCTGCAGCCGCACCCCTTCTGGGGTATCCCGGTGTTCATTTGAACAAGAGCAGTATCAAAGGAAACGTCTTCGATGCCGCTGTTCAGATAGAGACCCTTCTTGCCCTGGACAGGCGTTTTGGGCAGGACATACTGTTTACCTTTATGGACCTCACCGCCGAGGCCCATGCCTTTGGAGCCCCGGTCATTTACAGGGAGATGGAATCCCCCTCCGTGGCGGAGCACATCCTGCATACCCGGGAAGGTCTGGAGCAGCTGGAGAATCGTTTTTCCCTTCAGGATGAACGCCTTCAGGTCTATATAGATACAGTCCGGGGCCTGCGGGACTCAGGTGCTCCGAAACCGATAGCAGCCTATGTTTCCGGTCCCTTTACCCTGGCGGGACTTCTGATGGGGGCGAATGATATTGCCTTGAATACGGTACTTGAACCGGAGTTTGTTTCCTCCGCGGTACAGTGTGCTGCCGGGGCTATTCGTTCCTACGCCGGGGCGCTTAAAAAGGCAGGAGCAGATATAATCGTGATTCTCGAACCCACGGCGGTCATGCTTTCTCCTGAGATGTTCTGGGATTTTTCCGGTGTATGGACGGAGAGGCTCATCGGGGACCTGGATTCTTTCTCCGTTCTGCACATCTGCGGAAACACGGAGCACCTGATTCCCGGAATGTGCAAAACCGGGGCTACGGCCTTGAGTCTGGATTCCGCGGTCGACCTGCCCTCTGTTGCTCCGGATATTCCGAAGGAGACGGCCATTATCGGCAATATCGATCCTGTGGGGGTCATGTGTCAGAAGGATCCCGGGGAAGTCCGCGAGAGAGTTCTGGATCTGCGGCGTTCCATGAGGGACTACTATAACTTCATCCTTTCCACCGGCTGTGATCTTCCGCCGGAAACACCGGCGGAGAATATCAGCGCCTTCATGGAAGCGGGCAAAGCATCGTTGTGA
- a CDS encoding biotin/lipoyl-containing protein, with protein sequence MKKRVDFMVTAFRDGFQSAFGARVFTKDFLPAVEAAVEAGINHFEAGGGARFQSLFFYCNENAFDMMDSFREAAGPDVNLQTLARGVNVVGLDSQSSDVIDLHARMFRKHGITTIRNFDALNDVNNLIYSGQCIVDAGLKHEVVVTMMELPPGCEGSHTPEFYTRSLKDILDAGIPFDSVCFKDASGTSVPSKVHETIKQARQLLGDDVQLVFHSHETAGIGVAQYMAALEAGANQIDLSLAPCSGGTCQTDVMTMWHALRGTDFDLGVDIGKIEKAEEVFKECMKDYFMPPEATKVEPLIPFSPMPGGALTANTQMLRDNNMMDKYVEISANMGEVVRRGGFGTSVTPVSQFYFQQAFNNTLIGPWEKIAEGYGKMVLGYFGKTPIPADPEIIKLAAEQLGLEPTDKKVLEINDADPKKGVAAAKKMLHEAGIEETEENIFIAATCKEKGITYLKGEAKSGVRKIDRSKPAEGGEAAAGGYTVKLEGKTFKVKLEGDKAIVNGKSYSVDVTPGIDEGGAAASSGDGESIKVSAPLPGIILRLSKEEGDTVSEGEVIMVMESMKMENEIHSPSSGVIANIPVKQGDQVAAGDTLVEIQ encoded by the coding sequence ATGAAAAAGCGCGTAGATTTCATGGTTACTGCCTTCCGGGACGGATTTCAGTCCGCCTTCGGGGCCCGTGTATTCACTAAGGACTTTCTGCCCGCCGTTGAAGCGGCGGTGGAAGCAGGAATCAACCACTTTGAAGCAGGCGGCGGCGCTCGTTTCCAGTCTCTCTTCTTTTACTGCAATGAGAATGCCTTCGACATGATGGACTCTTTCCGCGAGGCGGCTGGTCCGGACGTAAATCTGCAGACCCTCGCCAGGGGTGTAAACGTTGTTGGTCTCGATTCCCAGTCCAGCGATGTTATCGATCTTCATGCCAGAATGTTCAGGAAGCACGGAATTACAACAATCCGGAACTTCGATGCCCTGAATGATGTGAATAACCTGATCTATTCCGGTCAGTGTATCGTGGATGCCGGCCTGAAGCATGAGGTCGTTGTAACCATGATGGAGCTGCCTCCCGGTTGTGAAGGTTCTCACACCCCCGAATTCTATACCCGGTCTCTGAAGGACATCCTGGATGCGGGAATCCCCTTCGATTCCGTCTGTTTCAAGGATGCCTCCGGAACTTCCGTACCCAGCAAGGTCCACGAGACCATCAAGCAGGCCCGACAGCTTCTCGGGGACGATGTACAGCTGGTCTTCCACAGCCATGAGACCGCCGGTATCGGTGTTGCTCAGTACATGGCTGCTCTGGAGGCCGGCGCCAATCAGATCGATCTCTCCCTGGCTCCCTGTTCCGGCGGGACCTGCCAGACCGATGTTATGACCATGTGGCATGCCCTGCGGGGTACTGATTTTGATCTTGGGGTGGATATCGGCAAGATCGAAAAAGCCGAAGAGGTTTTTAAAGAGTGCATGAAGGACTACTTTATGCCTCCCGAGGCGACGAAGGTCGAGCCCCTGATCCCCTTCAGCCCCATGCCCGGCGGTGCCCTGACTGCCAACACCCAGATGCTGCGGGATAACAATATGATGGACAAGTATGTTGAAATCTCCGCCAACATGGGTGAAGTAGTACGCCGCGGTGGTTTCGGCACCTCCGTTACCCCGGTGAGTCAGTTCTACTTCCAGCAGGCCTTCAATAATACCCTGATCGGCCCCTGGGAAAAGATTGCAGAAGGGTACGGAAAGATGGTCCTTGGATACTTTGGCAAGACCCCGATACCTGCAGATCCGGAGATCATAAAACTCGCGGCCGAGCAGCTTGGACTCGAACCGACGGACAAAAAGGTCCTGGAAATAAACGATGCTGACCCCAAAAAGGGTGTAGCTGCAGCCAAAAAGATGCTCCATGAGGCCGGGATAGAGGAGACCGAAGAGAATATCTTTATCGCAGCCACCTGTAAGGAGAAGGGCATTACCTACCTGAAGGGTGAGGCCAAGTCCGGTGTGCGCAAGATTGACAGAAGCAAGCCCGCCGAAGGCGGAGAGGCTGCAGCCGGCGGTTACACCGTCAAACTCGAAGGAAAGACCTTCAAGGTCAAGCTGGAAGGCGACAAGGCCATTGTTAATGGTAAGAGCTATTCCGTGGATGTTACGCCCGGAATCGATGAGGGCGGCGCAGCAGCTTCTTCCGGCGACGGGGAAAGCATCAAAGTCTCCGCTCCTCTGCCTGGCATCATTCTGCGGCTCAGCAAGGAAGAGGGCGACACCGTCAGCGAGGGCGAGGTGATTATGGTTATGGAATCCATGAAGATGGAGAACGAGATCCATTCTCCCTCCTCCGGAGTAATCGCAAACATTCCTGTAAAGCAGGGAGATCAGGTAGCAGCCGGCGACACTCTGGTAGAAATCCAGTAA
- a CDS encoding sodium ion-translocating decarboxylase subunit beta, giving the protein MNFGSAFYDLWTTTGIYGFMQEGGWQSVLMILVGFLLLYLAIKKGFEPLLLVPIGLGAILSNIPFAEIAAHTVITGNISETALAVKEISGGFIGLFYDFGIGSGLFPLLIFMGVGAMTDFGPLLADPKTFLLGAAAQFGIFVAVLGALFLGKYVPGIDFDLFAAGSIGIIGGADGPTAIYVASRLKPELLGAIAVAAYSYMALVPIIQPPIMRALTSKEERQIKMEQLRHVSKREKILFPLVVLVTCIILLPSATPLIGALMFGNLARECGVVDRLSDTMQNALMNIVTIMLGLAVGSKMQAESFLNMNTLGILALGLVAFAIGTATGLLLAKGMNLISKKPINPLIGAAGVSAVPMAARVVNKVGKEANPQNFLLMHAMGPNVAGVIGSAVAAGVLLGVIPKLAGG; this is encoded by the coding sequence ATGAATTTCGGAAGCGCATTTTACGATTTATGGACCACAACAGGTATTTACGGTTTTATGCAGGAGGGCGGCTGGCAGAGCGTTCTCATGATTCTTGTCGGCTTCCTGCTCCTGTACCTGGCCATTAAGAAGGGGTTTGAGCCCCTTCTGCTGGTTCCCATCGGACTGGGGGCGATTCTGTCGAACATTCCATTCGCGGAGATCGCAGCCCATACGGTAATCACCGGAAATATCAGCGAGACCGCCCTGGCGGTCAAGGAGATTTCCGGCGGATTTATCGGGCTTTTCTACGACTTTGGAATCGGCTCGGGGCTCTTCCCGCTGCTGATTTTCATGGGCGTGGGTGCAATGACAGATTTTGGGCCTCTGCTGGCTGACCCCAAGACCTTTCTGCTCGGTGCGGCAGCCCAGTTCGGTATCTTTGTCGCCGTGCTCGGCGCTCTGTTTCTGGGAAAATACGTCCCCGGAATAGACTTCGACCTCTTTGCCGCGGGTTCCATCGGAATCATCGGCGGGGCAGACGGCCCGACGGCAATCTATGTAGCATCCCGGCTCAAGCCTGAACTTCTGGGCGCCATAGCCGTGGCGGCCTACTCCTATATGGCCCTGGTGCCGATTATCCAGCCTCCCATCATGCGTGCCCTGACCTCCAAGGAGGAGCGGCAGATAAAGATGGAGCAGCTGCGCCACGTAAGCAAGAGGGAGAAGATCCTCTTTCCACTGGTCGTACTGGTTACCTGTATAATCCTGCTGCCTTCTGCTACACCCCTGATCGGTGCCCTGATGTTTGGCAACCTTGCCCGGGAATGCGGAGTGGTGGACCGGCTTTCCGACACAATGCAGAATGCCCTGATGAACATCGTTACCATCATGCTGGGCCTGGCGGTTGGCTCCAAGATGCAGGCCGAATCCTTTCTGAACATGAACACCCTCGGTATTCTGGCCCTGGGTCTGGTGGCTTTCGCCATTGGTACCGCTACCGGTCTGCTTCTGGCAAAGGGAATGAACCTTATCTCCAAGAAACCGATCAATCCGCTGATTGGTGCTGCAGGGGTCTCTGCGGTTCCCATGGCAGCCCGGGTTGTGAACAAGGTGGGGAAGGAAGCAAATCCCCAGAACTTCCTGCTGATGCACGCCATGGGGCCCAACGTGGCCGGCGTTATCGGATCGGCTGTTGCAGCCGGTGTGCTTCTGGGTGTTATTCCCAAACTTGCAGGCGGCTGA
- a CDS encoding acyl-ACP thioesterase domain-containing protein, whose product MIKITRYSFSHTVIYSEIDARGQLALPSFSAIFQEAALLQAEVLGFGESYCADEGRMWVLSRLRVEFDRLPVHREEIRVETWPKEPQGPLARRDYRIFGANGDLCARATSGWMLLDTASMRPIRPQQVFQDFDFSGVDEAVEGSAPKVPGCEGKESSVVVTARYSDLDQNDHVNNTRYVRWVLDCFTPEEFDGHEMTGFDINYTRAAGWNDTVTLKRCDKPCVTTVRGYLEDGNESFAAMLRYRES is encoded by the coding sequence ATGATAAAAATTACCCGCTACAGCTTTTCTCATACCGTTATTTACAGCGAGATTGATGCCAGGGGACAATTAGCTCTTCCCTCTTTTTCCGCGATTTTTCAGGAGGCGGCTCTGCTTCAGGCGGAGGTACTCGGGTTTGGGGAGTCCTATTGTGCCGACGAAGGGCGGATGTGGGTTTTGTCCCGGCTGCGGGTTGAGTTTGACCGGCTACCTGTTCACCGGGAAGAGATTCGGGTCGAAACCTGGCCTAAAGAACCTCAGGGGCCACTGGCCCGGCGTGATTACCGTATCTTTGGTGCCAACGGAGATCTCTGCGCGCGAGCTACCAGCGGCTGGATGCTTCTTGATACAGCAAGCATGCGGCCGATTCGTCCGCAGCAGGTTTTTCAGGATTTCGATTTCTCCGGAGTAGATGAAGCTGTTGAGGGGTCCGCGCCCAAGGTCCCGGGCTGCGAAGGAAAAGAGAGCAGTGTCGTGGTAACGGCCAGGTACTCTGATCTTGATCAGAACGATCATGTTAATAATACCCGCTATGTCCGCTGGGTTCTGGACTGCTTTACCCCGGAGGAGTTCGACGGGCATGAAATGACCGGATTTGATATCAACTATACCAGAGCCGCCGGCTGGAATGACACCGTGACTCTGAAGCGCTGCGACAAGCCATGTGTGACTACTGTCCGCGGCTATCTGGAAGACGGCAATGAAAGTTTTGCCGCTATGCTGCGTTACCGAGAGAGTTGA
- a CDS encoding TIGR00282 family metallophosphoesterase → MSVRIFCMGEIVGKAGVFCVKTLLKDFRKEKQIDLVVANGEGTTGGFGLGKNHSIYLHKLGINVITGGECIYYKRDMVSHIRQAPYILRPANYPPGNPGRGWWIYQVGEHKVGVISLLGQSGFRRVHLSNPFSFLPSIVEKIRKETPVILLDFHAATTAEKYTMFYHADGQVSAVAGTHNKALSADEAILPRGTGIICDTGRTGSIDSVGGLEIETEIGQFISQIPERSKEAWGGLEMQGVIFEINAEGRTTAVERVRIPCKEVPDERKSDS, encoded by the coding sequence TTGTCTGTACGAATTTTCTGCATGGGAGAGATCGTCGGCAAAGCCGGCGTTTTTTGTGTCAAAACACTGCTCAAGGACTTTCGGAAAGAAAAACAGATCGACCTGGTTGTTGCCAACGGTGAAGGGACTACCGGGGGTTTCGGCCTGGGGAAGAACCACTCCATTTATCTGCACAAGCTGGGCATTAACGTCATAACCGGCGGCGAATGCATCTACTACAAACGGGATATGGTCTCCCACATACGCCAGGCTCCCTACATACTGCGTCCCGCCAACTACCCCCCGGGAAATCCTGGCCGGGGTTGGTGGATATACCAGGTCGGGGAACATAAAGTCGGAGTAATCTCTCTTCTGGGACAGTCCGGATTCCGCCGGGTCCATTTAAGTAATCCCTTCAGCTTTTTGCCTTCCATAGTCGAAAAAATCCGCAAGGAGACTCCTGTTATCCTGCTGGATTTCCACGCCGCCACAACCGCTGAAAAGTACACCATGTTTTACCACGCTGACGGGCAGGTTTCTGCCGTCGCCGGAACCCACAACAAGGCCTTGAGCGCTGATGAAGCGATCCTTCCCCGGGGAACCGGCATTATCTGCGACACCGGGAGGACAGGAAGTATCGATTCAGTAGGAGGACTGGAAATTGAAACGGAAATTGGGCAATTTATAAGTCAGATTCCGGAACGCTCGAAGGAAGCCTGGGGCGGTCTGGAAATGCAGGGTGTTATCTTTGAGATTAATGCCGAAGGCCGAACAACCGCGGTCGAACGGGTACGGATTCCCTGCAAGGAGGTTCCCGATGAACGAAAGAGTGACAGTTAG
- a CDS encoding RNHCP domain-containing protein, producing MSRNRMNSSNENKAFICQHCGRVVPPSLSGTQHRNHCCHCLWSLHVDICAGDRRSGCRSGMEPVGIWVMPDGEWSLIHRCVKCGMLKNNRIAGDDNEGSLLSLALKPVALLPFPLTVLADRIAEKNLAEVLHEQ from the coding sequence ATGTCCAGAAATAGAATGAACTCTTCTAATGAGAATAAGGCCTTTATTTGTCAACACTGCGGCCGGGTAGTCCCGCCTTCTCTGTCCGGTACGCAGCACAGAAACCATTGCTGTCACTGTTTGTGGAGTCTGCATGTGGATATATGTGCGGGAGACCGCCGTTCAGGCTGCCGGAGTGGGATGGAACCTGTCGGTATCTGGGTAATGCCCGACGGTGAGTGGTCATTGATTCACCGCTGCGTCAAATGCGGAATGCTGAAGAACAACAGGATTGCCGGAGACGATAACGAAGGATCGCTCCTCTCTCTGGCCCTGAAGCCGGTGGCGCTGCTTCCTTTTCCACTAACCGTACTTGCAGACAGAATAGCTGAGAAAAACCTCGCGGAGGTACTGCATGAACAGTGA
- a CDS encoding Gfo/Idh/MocA family oxidoreductase gives MKKRYAVCGVSNRALKMFIKPMLSLFQEQTEVVGLLDPDARRFEVAKEQYPALKKLPCYPPDDLEKMITECKPDVLLIAGRDNTHARYVLAALEHDIDSLVEKPMAAGAEDCQKIIDAEKKSKGRVQVTFNYRYTAIHRRIKEMILQGKVGRITSIDLNWYIDTYHGSSYFRRWNRYREISGGLSIHKASHHFDLVNWWTGQRPEEVFAFGALNYYGPEGSKNPSKKDGRYCQTCDEKDQCIYYRRWNHRTGDAEVTDDHLDLDEAKKANFTGYRTDACIYDSDIKIEDTYTATIRYDKGALLSYSVNFSTPWEGYRVVINGTEGRIESTEYHMPQRIPFPFDEHQTIEYYPLFGSKEIIHVVERPGGHHGADPVLLEDVFLGPDPARDYEIASDSLDGALAVATGEAVWKSVRDDRPYKVRELLHY, from the coding sequence ATGAAAAAACGCTACGCCGTATGCGGTGTAAGCAACCGAGCCCTGAAGATGTTTATAAAGCCCATGCTTTCACTCTTTCAGGAGCAGACAGAGGTCGTAGGTTTACTGGATCCGGATGCCCGCCGTTTTGAGGTAGCTAAGGAACAATATCCGGCGTTAAAAAAGCTGCCCTGCTATCCGCCGGATGATCTGGAGAAGATGATCACCGAGTGCAAGCCGGATGTGCTGCTGATTGCTGGTCGTGACAACACCCATGCCCGCTACGTGCTGGCCGCTCTTGAGCACGATATCGATTCTCTGGTGGAAAAACCCATGGCTGCCGGCGCCGAAGACTGCCAGAAGATTATCGATGCAGAAAAAAAGAGTAAGGGCCGCGTTCAGGTTACCTTTAACTACCGCTATACCGCTATTCACCGGCGTATTAAGGAGATGATCCTCCAGGGCAAGGTGGGACGCATTACCTCGATCGACCTTAACTGGTACATCGACACCTATCACGGATCCAGTTATTTCCGTCGCTGGAACCGTTACCGGGAAATTTCCGGGGGACTCTCCATCCACAAGGCATCACACCATTTTGACCTGGTGAACTGGTGGACCGGCCAGCGGCCGGAGGAGGTCTTTGCCTTCGGAGCCCTGAACTACTACGGCCCGGAAGGCTCGAAAAACCCATCCAAAAAAGACGGCCGGTACTGTCAGACATGCGACGAAAAAGACCAGTGTATCTACTACCGCCGCTGGAACCACCGGACCGGCGATGCCGAGGTTACAGACGACCATCTGGATCTGGACGAAGCGAAAAAGGCCAATTTTACCGGATACCGTACCGATGCCTGTATCTACGATTCGGATATAAAGATCGAGGATACCTATACAGCGACCATCCGTTACGACAAGGGGGCTCTCCTCTCTTACTCGGTTAATTTTTCAACCCCCTGGGAGGGCTACCGGGTAGTCATCAATGGGACCGAAGGCCGCATAGAGTCTACCGAATATCACATGCCCCAGCGCATTCCCTTCCCCTTCGATGAGCATCAGACAATTGAATACTATCCCCTCTTCGGTTCCAAGGAGATCATCCACGTGGTTGAGCGCCCCGGCGGCCACCACGGAGCTGACCCGGTCCTGCTGGAGGATGTCTTCCTGGGACCGGACCCGGCGCGAGACTACGAGATTGCCTCTGACTCTCTGGACGGCGCCCTTGCGGTAGCCACCGGAGAAGCGGTCTGGAAATCCGTACGGGACGACCGTCCTTATAAAGTCCGGGAACTGCTTCACTATTAA
- a CDS encoding Hsp20/alpha crystallin family protein → MKDKIIIDLGQIMDDLFDATQNFGGAFKEGFRSHPGNPFFQWDDSVDYYPAYSYPPANIFFTPDKSLVFEFALAGFSEKQISLEFKGDYMMLNARLSEDRTGDDKIKYLKHRLKFKEIVDQKYYAPEDKFDRNAVRAIFRNGILTVSIPARKEAESQKEIKIEIVKEEE, encoded by the coding sequence ATGAAAGACAAAATTATTATCGATCTAGGACAGATTATGGACGATCTGTTCGATGCTACCCAGAACTTTGGCGGGGCCTTCAAGGAGGGGTTCCGCTCACATCCGGGGAACCCTTTCTTTCAGTGGGACGACAGTGTGGATTACTATCCTGCTTATTCCTATCCCCCCGCAAACATTTTCTTTACCCCCGACAAGAGCCTTGTTTTCGAATTTGCTCTGGCCGGATTCAGTGAAAAACAGATTTCCCTTGAGTTTAAAGGGGACTATATGATGCTGAATGCCAGGCTTTCCGAGGATAGAACCGGGGATGATAAGATCAAATATCTGAAACACAGGTTGAAATTTAAGGAAATTGTTGATCAGAAGTACTACGCTCCGGAGGATAAATTCGACAGAAACGCCGTGCGTGCGATCTTCAGAAACGGAATCCTGACAGTCAGCATTCCCGCCAGAAAAGAGGCGGAAAGCCAGAAAGAGATAAAAATTGAAATTGTAAAAGAGGAAGAGTAG